Part of the Grimontia kaedaensis genome is shown below.
TCCCAACGTGTGGTGTGGCGGTGATTGCCCTCTATAGCCAAAGTTGGTCTAACTGGTCGACAGCAGACAAACAGGTTCTGTTTCTCGACTACCCTAAACGACTGAAACCGTAGTCAGTCTAACGCGATGTCACGGTCCTACTACTGAGACTTATGCACTTTTTCTGTGGATAACCCAGTTAGTTCACTATGACTCTTTCCTTTCAAAGCCAGATTGGTGGCTATGGGGAGGCCGATCAAAATTCAATGGTTAAAAAGTGACCAGCGTTGAAAGGGGGTCCCGTGCCACTGAATTATCCCTGTTTGGGTATACAGATTTTTCGGTATAAACTATGTTTCAGCTCGCGGAAAGGGCCGTTAAAAAAGAGAATGTTTTGGAGTACATAATTGATCTCTGTAGAAAAATATGAGGGGTTAACCGCACGGATTGCGCTGATCAATGAAGAGATAAAAAGACAGGACGTCGAATTCTACCTATTTGTTCCTGGAGAGCTGAATTTCTCCAAGAGCGTGCTGAGCGAAGATGAGTTTTACTACAAGGTGCTCTCTAACACGCGTACCTACTTTACTTCGCAACACCACTTACCACTTGTACATTCCCGCCTCGCCAGCCGGGACAAACTGCCTTCTGACAAATACCGCGTCAGCTTGAGCTTGTATGCATACCAATATGCGTTGTCACTGGAAAAAACGACACACCGATTCTTCGACACAGTTACAGATGTTGGAGAGGAAGAAGCGGTTGAGCAGTTAGAAGTCATCACGGATATGGCAGTGGAGATCTTACGTCGTCTTCGTCGTTACGTACCGAAAGATGAAAGCCTCATCAAGTATTACAACAATGTCGATAACTACCTTTCCTGGTTGACTGAGCAGCGTTTTCTGTCGCTTATTGCGCATATGCCAAGGAGTGCAGCGTTTAAACCTATCAAAGAACAGCTTCTGGAGTTTTGTGAATCTGAAGCGGCCTACCGTATCGATCAAAATTACAACTCCTCAAAAGCACAAACAGATGCGACGCGTATGGTAAACAAAATGCGCCTAGCGCGCCGCTTGATTGAATATCCGGTCACCATTCGTCAGAAAGATGTGATATTGGGGCAAAACCTCAATAAACTCGCGAAAGGTGCTGCTGCTGGTTTGGTGATGATCTTCGTGACGGTAGCAATTATCCGGATGCGCAGCTTTCTTGGTGAAATTACCCTGTCATTTGCTTTGGCGATGGCAGGTTTATATGCCATGCGTGAAATCTTTAAAGACGACCTGCGTGATGTGCTTTGGCGCTGGATTCGCAAAGGGCGGCCAAAGTGGCGTAAGTTGTTTACTGACCCGACATCCGGCCAGCGCATCGGCAGTCAGTTGGAGTGGCTGGACTACATTTCGTTCGATAAGATTCCTGATGATGTGCGTAAGATGCGCAAAGGTAAGCTTCGTCAGCGCGAAGAATCAGTGGTGAAAATAAAAATGGTTACCCAGATGTCCACCACCAAATTTCTTAGTGGCTACGACATGACGCGTGAAGTATGGCGAATAGATTTCCGTCCATTCTCCCGTTTGATGGCGCGTGGTAAAGAGCGTTACTATGCGCTGAGCGATGGTCAGGTAACACGTGAATCTATCGATAAACGTCATCAATTTAACCTGGTTTCCAAACAGAAAAATCAGGATGGCAGCTTCACAATTCAACGCTGGAAGATCACGGTGAATCGCTCCAAAGTGGTTGATATAGAGGAAGTCTTCTCATAAACCGCCAAAGACCTACAGAGCCCAAATTTCCGATTAGTGTTGTTACCCATCGAAAGAGACAAGGGTCAAATGGAGTGATGAGTTAACCGATCGCGTTTTCTAAGATTTCGCGGATTATTACCTGATCGTTCAACATTTTCAGCCCCTGCTTTTGTAAAAGATACATAAGCGTGAAGCTCCAAAAATGTTGATGATAGTTAGTATGGAAGAGAAGGCCCCATAAGCTAATAAAAAGCATTATAGAGCCATATTTACAATTTTAAACAGTACTATTTTTGGTTTATTAGAAGGTATAACCTAAGGTTACAGTTCCCCAGTTATTGAATTGAGAATGTCTTCCGATATATTGGTTATATTCTAAGTTGGCGAAAATATTCTCACTCAATGATGGGGCGGAGAACTGCAAACCTGTTGCAACATGTGGTCTAAATTCACTATCACGGAAGGTGGTGACTTTATTATTTGGTTCGTTAGCCGTGCGCTTACTTTTATTGTACGCAGCGCCTAGTTTGATGTACGGACGCAGAAAGGGGTTGGCATCAAGGCCAAATACGGCATCAAAATGTCCCGTACGACTAATTTTAGTGTGGCCGAGTACGTAGTCTGCCGTTTCTTTATTGTCACCATAGGCATAAGAGGTTTCAACCGAAGTATATTCATTGATGATATAACCAGAACCTAGCGAAAATCCGATCAGGTCAACTCCACTCCTTCCGCCGCCAAAAATATAAACATCACCGTCACTAACACTTGCAAGTGTCGGCATTGTAATTGATGACATAATTAAAGCAATAATCATTCTTTTCACTTTGTACTTCCTAATTCCTAATCTATTAAATATTTACGTCCTTGACGATTCATCCTGAATCAATCCGTGCAAAATTTTGCCATTTAAAAATTAGGGCAAGGAATGCATTATTCCATTAATTTATAAACTATTAAATTGTTATTTTATTTGAATTAACTTATGATTTCTTATTACTCAACACCGACAAATTTTGGTTCATAATCAATGAATCCAAATTTCCCAATAATATTATCCTCATGAATTAAATCAATGGGGTAGTCATAGACTGAGTAGATTTTCCCATCTGATGACTTAAATATCTTTGCTGACAATAATTTTATATGGTCATATTCAAAATCATGTAAATCTATATCTATTTCACTTGAGCTATTAATGGTTCTCTGCCATTTTTCTGAAATCAAATAGAGAAATATATCGCTGCCCCAATAACCCCAAATATACTTTTTAGTGTATATTCTTCCTGATTTTTTCTGATGCACTACTGATGTCAATATGCCATCTATGCATGCGCCTTGAGACTTCAAGCTTTCCGATTCACTATTGAATTTGAATTTACATCCAGTACCATTTATAAAAGGCTTGATATTCCATAAGAATATGAGAAGACCTAATATGATTAGAGCAACAAGTACAGAATATTCTCTATTCGACTTTTTTAAATGATGCTTCAGATTCGCCATTATAGTGTCCATATAGGTATTCACCATCTTCTAACCCTGAAATGTCCCCTATATCGCTACTGGTGGAACAAACGATTTTACCGTCAACAGTCATACATTCAAGTGATGCTTGATGGGATTGCAAAACAAAAGAAACAAAAAAAGATAATGCATAAATGAAAAATATTAATGTAATTAAGGTTAATTTTATTTTCTTATTGTGAATTACATTTTCTCTTTTATGAGGTACTGATTTAATTTCTTCACATTCATGAAAGCATTCGACCGATTCGTTATTTTCACATGCAGTTAGTGGTGTTGTCGTACTGTCTTTAACATTAGGCGCATCGCCTATTTTTGCATCTAAACTATCCTGTATGAAGCCAGAGTGAAGCATATACCCTTTACCGGGCAGCGTTTCTATTATTTCACCTTTGTCTGAAAGTGCTTGGCGAATGGCTTTTATTGCCATTGTCAAAGAGTTTGGACCTACCACTCGCATCGGCCAACCAGCAGCAATGAGATCTGATTTTTCGACCTCATTATCTTTATTTTCAATAAGATGAGAGAGTATCATTGATTCAGATATACTTAGCTTCGACACTTCTCCAGTACTATTGTTAAAAATGGTTTTTTTCAACCTATCAAAAAAGTATCTGTACATATTTTCTTCTCGAATCAATGAAGGCACTCTCTCTCTCCTACCTATTATAGGTCACAACATGGGAATGGAAATCCACATTGGTCCCACGGTAAGCAATCAGGATTAAAACCACCAGATGAGCCACCAGATGAGCCCCCAGATGAGCCCCCAGTTGAGCCACTAGTTGAGCCACTAGTTGATGGTTTTTTTATATCAAATTCCTCTACGAAATAGGTGGTCAGTGTTTTCGTTTCTCCACTACCTGAGATGGTTGAAAATTGGTTATCATATATATCTTGCTCTACTTCGAATAAAAAATATATTTGTTTTCCTATCGTATTAGGACCAAAAGATAAGGTGTTATCTTCGTTACATTCTCTATTGTTTATTTCTGGAGATATATTACATGGGAGTGTAATATAAGCTAGACCACTTATGTTTAGCGAACTCTGTCCTTGGAATTTCACCGACTTTATCCTAATGTTAGCCGTTTCATTATTTATTTCAAAACTTTTATGATACAATCTTAATCTATATTTTTTACTATTATTAAATTCTTTTACTTCATGTTCATGTGTAGTGTTGATCTCAGTTGCAACCACACTATTGCCACTATCTATTACCGTTTGATAAGGATATGGATTATCCATCGCTGGTAGTTCTAAAGAACTTTCTATCTTGACTCTTCTTGATGCGCAAAGATCATCCATTTCTTCGTAGCAATATGTTATTTCATACTCACCTGGTTTGTTTGCTATGAGTTGTTGAGTTAACTCATCGAATCTAATGCAATATTCGCATCCTGTAACACGCATTAGTGCTTCAGAAAAATTCACTTTATGCATGTAACTACTGTTTTTGAAACCTACTAATGTCTCTATTTTTCTTCTCTGACCGACTAGCATTGGCGTTTCATCTACAAAAAGTAGGAGATTTGTTGCTTGGTCGACTGAGACCGTTATACGCTCTGTTGCAACATGCTGGTTGGACTTAAGTTTTGCCAGCAGAGAAAATTCTCCCTCACCAGTCGCTGTTAAATAAGAGTTATTTTG
Proteins encoded:
- a CDS encoding outer membrane beta-barrel protein; the protein is MIIALIMSSITMPTLASVSDGDVYIFGGGRSGVDLIGFSLGSGYIINEYTSVETSYAYGDNKETADYVLGHTKISRTGHFDAVFGLDANPFLRPYIKLGAAYNKSKRTANEPNNKVTTFRDSEFRPHVATGLQFSAPSLSENIFANLEYNQYIGRHSQFNNWGTVTLGYTF
- a CDS encoding winged helix-turn-helix domain-containing protein, which produces MPSLIREENMYRYFFDRLKKTIFNNSTGEVSKLSISESMILSHLIENKDNEVEKSDLIAAGWPMRVVGPNSLTMAIKAIRQALSDKGEIIETLPGKGYMLHSGFIQDSLDAKIGDAPNVKDSTTTPLTACENNESVECFHECEEIKSVPHKRENVIHNKKIKLTLITLIFFIYALSFFVSFVLQSHQASLECMTVDGKIVCSTSSDIGDISGLEDGEYLYGHYNGESEASFKKVE